One part of the Sphingobacterium sp. LZ7M1 genome encodes these proteins:
- the rfbA gene encoding glucose-1-phosphate thymidylyltransferase RfbA, whose product MKGIILAGGSGTRLHPLTQVVSKQLLPVYDKPMIYYPLSVLMLAGIREVLIISTPQDLPNFERLFGDGNQLGISISYAEQPSPDGLAQAFIIGEEFIGSDDVCLILGDNIFYGAGLQQQLQEARAKVEEQNAAVVFGYYVDDPERYGVAAFDESGRVYDIEEKPKEPKSNYAIVGLYFYPNSVIEIAKNVKPSDRGELEITTVNQEYLNQDILQLQLLGRGFAWLDTGTHESLSEATEFIKTIEKRTSLKVACLEEIALSKGYIEKETLYNRVKDLKGVYFDYLKKISK is encoded by the coding sequence ATGAAAGGAATAATTTTAGCTGGAGGTTCTGGGACAAGATTGCACCCGCTTACACAGGTTGTTTCGAAGCAATTGTTGCCAGTGTATGACAAGCCAATGATTTACTATCCATTATCCGTTTTGATGTTGGCAGGAATCAGAGAAGTTTTAATTATTTCAACCCCTCAGGATCTTCCGAATTTCGAAAGGTTATTTGGAGATGGCAATCAATTGGGGATTTCAATCAGTTATGCAGAACAGCCTTCGCCAGATGGACTTGCTCAAGCGTTTATCATTGGAGAGGAATTTATCGGCAGTGATGATGTTTGCTTAATCCTGGGAGACAACATTTTTTATGGAGCTGGTTTGCAACAGCAGCTTCAGGAAGCCAGAGCCAAGGTAGAGGAGCAAAATGCGGCAGTTGTATTCGGGTATTATGTAGATGATCCTGAGCGTTATGGTGTGGCTGCTTTTGATGAATCTGGTAGGGTTTACGATATCGAAGAAAAGCCGAAAGAGCCAAAATCGAATTACGCCATTGTAGGCCTTTATTTTTATCCTAACTCTGTCATCGAGATCGCTAAGAATGTGAAACCTTCGGATAGGGGTGAGCTTGAGATTACTACGGTAAACCAAGAATATTTGAACCAAGACATTTTACAACTTCAACTTTTAGGACGTGGATTTGCATGGCTTGACACTGGAACCCATGAATCACTTTCTGAAGCAACAGAATTTATTAAAACTATCGAAAAAAGGACTTCCTTAAAGGTTGCCTGTTTGGAAGAAATTGCCCTGTCTAAAGGCTATATAGAAAAGGAAACTCTATATAACCGTGTAAAAGACCTAAAGGGTGTGTATTTTGATTATTTAAAGAAAATAAGCAAGTAA
- the rfbD gene encoding dTDP-4-dehydrorhamnose reductase: protein MKASKILVTGSSGQLGSELKDIWPSNESVEMIFLDRQGLDLAQPELVQSILETYRPDTIIHSAAFTAVDLAETEVDLANKVNHLSTLEIARYAESNGCKLIYISTDYVFQGNVDQALDENYPTDPINVYGDTKRKGELAIELHCPDAIIIRTAWVYSTFGKNFVKTMLNLMNSRDEISVVSDQIGTPTYARDLAELIKHIVESGNWVPGIYHYSNEGRISWYDFAVKIRDTCDLDCRINPIPSSSFPTPAKRPHFSLLNKEKVRRTFGVDVPKWENSLEKMLGKLSAQ from the coding sequence ATGAAAGCCAGCAAAATATTGGTCACGGGAAGTTCAGGACAGTTAGGTTCAGAGCTTAAGGATATTTGGCCTTCTAATGAATCGGTTGAAATGATTTTCTTAGATCGCCAAGGACTGGATTTAGCTCAACCTGAATTGGTCCAATCTATTTTGGAGACCTACCGGCCAGATACAATAATACATTCCGCGGCGTTTACTGCAGTTGATTTAGCTGAGACCGAGGTTGATTTGGCTAATAAGGTCAATCATCTTTCGACCTTAGAAATTGCAAGATATGCAGAGAGCAATGGTTGTAAATTAATCTATATTTCCACGGATTATGTTTTTCAGGGAAATGTAGATCAAGCTTTGGATGAGAATTATCCTACAGATCCGATCAATGTATATGGAGATACCAAGCGCAAGGGAGAATTGGCCATTGAGCTTCATTGTCCCGATGCAATCATTATTCGAACTGCTTGGGTCTATTCAACCTTTGGGAAAAACTTTGTGAAAACGATGTTGAACCTGATGAATAGCAGGGATGAAATCAGTGTTGTTTCCGATCAGATTGGTACCCCAACTTATGCCCGAGACTTAGCAGAATTGATAAAACACATCGTTGAGTCTGGAAATTGGGTGCCTGGGATTTATCATTATTCGAATGAAGGGAGAATCAGTTGGTATGACTTTGCAGTCAAAATAAGAGATACTTGCGATCTTGATTGTAGGATCAATCCGATTCCAAGTTCTAGTTTTCCAACACCCGCTAAGCGACCACATTTTTCACTTTTAAATAAGGAAAAGGTCAGAAGGACCTTTGGAGTGGATGTCCCGAAATGGGAGAATAGCCTGGAAAAAATGTTAGGAAAACTTTCCGCTCAATAA
- the rfbC gene encoding dTDP-4-dehydrorhamnose 3,5-epimerase: MNAVETGLKDCYILDPRVFGDNRGYFFESYNQAVFKELTGLDVNFVQDNQSFSSKAVLRGLHAQAGEFAQAKLVRVLQGEVLDVAVDARPDSETFGQHFSVLLSAENKRQLFVPRGFLHGFIVLSETAEFFYKCDNLYNKAAEWGVSYKDEQLNIDWKLPVDELIVSEKDQVLPSFKDAVAQLFLK, translated from the coding sequence ATGAATGCCGTAGAAACTGGTCTTAAGGACTGCTATATTTTAGATCCTCGTGTTTTTGGTGACAACAGAGGGTATTTTTTTGAGAGTTACAATCAGGCTGTTTTTAAGGAACTGACTGGGTTGGATGTAAATTTTGTTCAGGATAACCAATCTTTTTCTTCAAAAGCTGTTTTGCGTGGTCTTCATGCACAGGCAGGGGAATTCGCCCAAGCAAAATTAGTCAGGGTCCTGCAGGGAGAGGTATTGGATGTTGCCGTTGACGCGAGACCAGATTCTGAAACCTTTGGGCAGCATTTCTCCGTTTTATTGTCAGCTGAAAACAAAAGGCAGCTATTTGTACCTAGAGGGTTTTTGCACGGATTTATAGTGCTGTCAGAAACCGCAGAGTTCTTTTATAAATGCGATAATTTATACAATAAGGCTGCTGAATGGGGCGTGTCGTATAAAGATGAACAATTGAATATTGATTGGAAGCTACCTGTGGATGAGCTTATTGTTTCAGAAAAAGATCAAGTGCTACCTTCCTTTAAGGATGCGGTTGCTCAATTGTTTTTAAAATAG
- the rfbB gene encoding dTDP-glucose 4,6-dehydratase, with protein MNKTILITGGAGFIGSHVVRHFVLKYPEYQIVNLDALTYAGNLENLVDIEDQPNYTFVKADIRDEKALEEIFSSFRPDSVIHLAAESHVDRSITDPMAFVNTNVIGTVNLLNAAKNIWKDSFEGKRFHHVSTDEVFGALGDTGFFTEETSYDPHSPYSASKAASDHFVRAYQDTYGMPVVITNCSNNYGPNHFPEKLIPLCILNIINNRPLPIYGDGKYTRDWLFVIDHARAIDTVFHEGKNGQSYNVGGFNEWKNIDLVKELCKQMDEKLGREPGTSEKLIQFVKDRPGHDLRYAIDANKIKNELGWEPSVTFEQGLSKTIDWFLDNQSWLEKVASGDYQNYYDKHYSGI; from the coding sequence ATGAATAAAACAATTCTTATCACTGGAGGCGCAGGTTTTATAGGTTCTCATGTAGTTAGGCACTTTGTGCTTAAATATCCTGAATATCAGATCGTGAATTTGGATGCATTAACCTATGCAGGAAATTTGGAGAATCTGGTGGATATTGAGGATCAGCCTAATTATACTTTTGTGAAAGCTGATATTCGTGATGAGAAGGCTTTGGAAGAGATATTTTCTTCATTTAGACCAGATTCAGTAATCCATTTAGCGGCAGAATCCCATGTGGACCGATCGATTACCGACCCGATGGCATTTGTAAATACGAATGTGATAGGTACAGTTAATCTTTTGAACGCTGCCAAAAACATCTGGAAGGACAGTTTTGAAGGGAAAAGATTCCATCATGTTTCAACAGATGAGGTTTTTGGGGCATTAGGAGATACTGGATTTTTTACTGAAGAAACCAGTTATGATCCCCATTCCCCTTATTCGGCTTCAAAAGCAGCATCGGATCATTTTGTAAGGGCATACCAAGATACTTATGGGATGCCGGTAGTGATTACAAACTGTTCAAACAATTATGGTCCAAACCATTTTCCCGAAAAATTAATTCCTCTCTGTATCTTAAACATTATCAATAACAGACCTTTACCAATTTATGGAGATGGTAAATATACCCGGGATTGGTTGTTTGTAATTGATCATGCACGAGCAATCGATACCGTATTCCATGAAGGTAAAAATGGGCAATCCTATAATGTGGGAGGTTTTAATGAATGGAAGAACATTGATTTAGTGAAGGAGCTTTGCAAGCAAATGGATGAGAAATTAGGGCGTGAACCGGGAACTTCGGAAAAGTTGATCCAATTTGTAAAGGATCGTCCTGGTCATGATTTGAGATATGCAATTGATGCAAATAAGATTAAGAATGAATTGGGTTGGGAGCCTAGTGTAACTTTTGAACAAGGATTATCAAAAACAATCGACTGGTTTTTAGATAATCAATCTTGGTTAGAAAAGGTCGCTTCAGGAGACTACCAGAATTATTATGATAAACATTACAGTGGTATTTAA
- a CDS encoding adenylyltransferase/cytidyltransferase family protein produces MKDKNKEVKDPKHHDYNPGPRVGITFSTFDLLHAGHIMMLAEAKRQCDYLICGLQMDPTLDRPEKNAPTQTVVERYIQLRGCVSVDEIVPYSTEQDLEDILRSFKLDVRIVGDEYKDRDFTGRKYCEEKGIELYFNSRDHRFSSSGLRKIVADKENQRNGHK; encoded by the coding sequence ATGAAAGATAAGAACAAAGAGGTAAAAGATCCTAAACACCATGATTATAATCCTGGTCCTCGCGTAGGCATAACATTTTCAACCTTTGATCTTTTGCATGCAGGCCATATCATGATGTTGGCTGAGGCAAAACGTCAATGTGATTATTTAATCTGTGGTTTACAGATGGACCCTACTTTAGACCGACCTGAAAAGAATGCGCCAACGCAGACCGTGGTGGAACGCTATATTCAATTGAGAGGTTGTGTTTCAGTGGATGAGATTGTTCCTTATTCAACCGAACAGGATTTAGAGGATATTTTAAGGTCCTTTAAATTGGATGTGAGGATCGTAGGTGATGAATATAAGGACAGAGACTTTACGGGAAGGAAATATTGTGAGGAGAAAGGGATTGAGCTTTATTTTAACAGTAGAGATCATAGGTTTTCGAGTAGCGGCCTGAGAAAGATCGTGGCGGATAAGGAAAACCAAAGGAATGGGCATAAGTAA
- a CDS encoding tyrosine-protein phosphatase, translated as MGFWSNLFGGSKNDQPAYLDQLAWVGWDIHNHILPGIDDGSPSVEESITLINGLKALGIHNSVSTPHVMAGVHNNTPETIKGAHGKLTEHLQANAVDFKLNFSAEYMIDDQIDQWIQADKLCLIADKYMLIEMSYLSESKALFNVIKDIQDRGYQPILAHPERYNYYHNNFKIFEEIKQAGCYLQLNLLSISKYYGENVKTCALTLIRAGMYDFVGTDMHHTRHLEALKAVVSKYDTKELLKGNPIKNHKLFESKSEKKTA; from the coding sequence ATGGGATTTTGGAGTAATTTATTTGGGGGAAGTAAAAATGACCAACCTGCGTACCTGGACCAATTGGCTTGGGTAGGCTGGGATATTCACAATCATATTCTACCTGGGATTGATGATGGAAGTCCAAGTGTTGAAGAGTCTATCACTTTGATCAATGGATTGAAAGCCTTAGGTATTCATAACAGTGTGTCTACACCGCACGTTATGGCAGGAGTACATAACAATACGCCTGAGACCATCAAAGGAGCGCACGGCAAATTAACCGAACATTTGCAGGCTAATGCTGTGGATTTTAAACTGAACTTTAGTGCTGAGTATATGATCGATGACCAAATCGATCAGTGGATTCAAGCGGATAAGTTATGTTTGATTGCTGATAAGTACATGTTAATTGAAATGTCTTACCTATCGGAGTCAAAAGCATTATTTAACGTTATTAAAGATATCCAAGATAGGGGTTATCAGCCCATTCTTGCCCATCCTGAACGATATAACTATTACCACAACAATTTCAAGATCTTTGAGGAAATCAAACAGGCAGGATGTTACCTGCAATTGAATTTACTTTCCATCAGTAAATACTACGGTGAAAATGTAAAAACTTGTGCTTTGACCCTGATCCGTGCCGGAATGTATGATTTTGTAGGCACCGATATGCACCATACGCGACACTTAGAAGCTTTGAAAGCTGTAGTTTCAAAATATGATACCAAAGAATTGTTGAAAGGAAATCCTATCAAGAATCATAAATTATTTGAATCAAAAAGTGAAAAAAAAACGGCGTAA
- a CDS encoding mannose-1-phosphate guanylyltransferase, producing MGKIINVILSGGVGSRLWPLSRKSKPKQYLPIFEGKTLFEWTLARNQEIASKVILVGSALNKTIAEPYLKDYNHDIIAEAAPRNTAAAIAFAAFHADPDDILIVTPSDHLIEGLKNYREAINQGIMYAQEGFIATFGIVPTRPETGYGYIEHEGNTVLSFREKPNEDTAKDFLKKGNFLWNSGIFCFKAGVYLEELMRFEPKLYNAAEVAFEYAEDLVLDEAHSKLIPSKSIDYAVMERSDLIKVVPARFEWSDMGAFDSLYEYFKSKGHPVDENGNIVVGTNKHTVFVGLTNCMLVSTEDAVLVLDRNRAQDVKQVYEQLEKDNSALI from the coding sequence ATGGGGAAAATAATAAATGTAATATTATCTGGTGGTGTAGGCTCAAGATTATGGCCTTTGTCCAGGAAATCTAAACCAAAGCAGTACCTGCCGATATTCGAAGGTAAGACTTTGTTTGAATGGACGCTAGCCAGAAATCAGGAAATTGCATCCAAGGTGATCTTGGTAGGGTCGGCATTGAACAAAACGATCGCGGAGCCTTACTTGAAAGATTATAACCATGATATCATTGCAGAAGCGGCTCCTCGGAATACAGCTGCAGCAATAGCCTTTGCTGCCTTCCACGCGGATCCGGACGATATATTGATCGTTACGCCTTCAGATCATTTGATCGAAGGGCTGAAAAACTATCGCGAAGCAATCAATCAGGGCATTATGTATGCCCAAGAAGGATTTATCGCAACTTTCGGAATTGTTCCAACCAGACCGGAGACCGGTTACGGATATATTGAGCATGAAGGCAATACCGTGCTTTCATTCCGGGAGAAACCCAATGAAGATACCGCAAAGGACTTTCTGAAAAAAGGGAACTTCCTTTGGAACTCAGGGATCTTCTGTTTCAAGGCAGGGGTTTATTTGGAAGAATTGATGCGCTTTGAACCCAAGCTGTACAATGCTGCAGAGGTAGCATTTGAATATGCAGAAGACTTGGTTCTTGACGAAGCACATTCGAAATTGATTCCTTCTAAAAGTATTGACTATGCAGTAATGGAACGAAGTGACCTGATCAAGGTCGTTCCGGCAAGGTTTGAGTGGTCCGATATGGGAGCATTCGATTCCTTATATGAGTATTTTAAAAGCAAAGGACATCCAGTGGACGAGAATGGCAATATTGTTGTAGGTACTAATAAACATACAGTTTTTGTAGGTTTAACTAATTGTATGTTAGTTAGTACTGAGGATGCGGTTCTAGTTTTGGATAGAAATAGAGCGCAGGATGTGAAGCAGGTTTATGAACAGTTAGAAAAAGACAATTCTGCGTTAATTTAA
- a CDS encoding exonuclease domain-containing protein has protein sequence MSKTFTTIDFELATAKYNSVCAVGIVDVVDGEIVSEFYSLVQPPQNKYMWQTSRVHGIKPKHTAEAPTFIDLFPSIKELLVSKHMVAHDELLDRSVLKETMNFYNLPFEELGLDPVWECTSKIYRSLGFERTKLSICCDLMGVELKHHDALSDARATAELYLKVDDAIEMKKLG, from the coding sequence ATGTCTAAAACATTTACAACTATAGACTTTGAGCTAGCCACGGCAAAATACAACAGTGTGTGTGCCGTTGGTATAGTAGACGTTGTTGACGGCGAGATCGTAAGTGAATTCTACAGTTTGGTACAACCACCACAGAACAAGTATATGTGGCAAACTTCAAGGGTTCATGGGATTAAACCAAAACATACGGCTGAGGCTCCGACCTTTATTGACCTGTTTCCAAGTATAAAAGAATTGTTGGTTTCCAAACATATGGTTGCACATGATGAATTGTTAGATCGTTCCGTATTGAAGGAAACGATGAATTTCTATAACCTTCCATTCGAGGAGCTTGGTCTAGACCCAGTTTGGGAATGTACCAGCAAGATCTATCGATCCTTAGGTTTTGAACGAACTAAATTAAGTATCTGTTGTGATTTAATGGGTGTGGAATTAAAGCATCATGATGCATTGTCTGATGCCAGAGCTACTGCCGAATTGTATCTTAAAGTAGACGATGCAATTGAAATGAAAAAATTAGGATAA
- a CDS encoding replication-associated recombination protein A produces MVTRVPLAERMRPKSLAEYVGQKHIIGEGAVLWNAIEQKSIPSMIFWGPPGVGKTTLALLVAKSLDRPFYSLSAIQSGVKDVREVIDKAEQMRQFNQEQPILFIDEIHRFSKSQQDSLLGAVERGTVTLIGATTENPSFEVISALLSRCQVYVLQELTKEELIQIIELALNQDEFLKDEKISIKEYDAMLQLSGGDARKLLNILELVSQAASHGKQEITNEFVAKHVQQNRVRYDKSGEQHYDIISAFIKSIRGSDPNAAVYWLARMIEGGEDPKFIARRLLILASEDVGNANPNALLLANNCFQAVNVIGWPESRIILSQTVIYLACSAKSNASYEAINKAQAIVRKSGDLSVPLHLRNAPTKLMKELNYGTEYMYAHAYSGNFVDQEYMPEGLHEAKMYEPGKNPAEEKLRLSLRDKWKGKYGY; encoded by the coding sequence ATGGTTACTAGAGTACCTTTGGCAGAAAGGATGCGTCCCAAAAGTCTTGCTGAATATGTCGGGCAAAAGCATATTATAGGCGAGGGGGCTGTGTTGTGGAACGCCATTGAACAAAAGTCCATTCCTTCCATGATTTTCTGGGGACCTCCAGGAGTCGGCAAAACAACATTGGCATTATTGGTCGCTAAGTCTTTGGACAGGCCTTTTTATAGTCTCAGTGCTATACAGTCTGGCGTGAAAGACGTGCGTGAAGTAATTGACAAAGCAGAACAGATGCGTCAATTCAATCAAGAACAACCCATTCTCTTCATCGATGAAATCCATCGCTTTTCCAAATCACAGCAGGATTCACTGCTGGGAGCCGTGGAAAGAGGAACGGTTACCTTGATTGGAGCTACCACGGAAAACCCTTCTTTTGAGGTGATTTCCGCACTGTTATCTCGTTGTCAGGTCTATGTTTTGCAAGAGTTGACTAAGGAGGAGCTGATCCAGATCATTGAATTGGCATTGAACCAAGATGAATTCCTGAAGGATGAAAAGATCTCCATAAAGGAATATGATGCCATGTTGCAGCTTTCTGGTGGAGATGCCAGGAAACTTCTGAACATCTTAGAGCTTGTAAGCCAGGCTGCATCTCATGGGAAACAGGAAATAACGAATGAATTTGTTGCCAAACATGTTCAACAGAACAGGGTGCGATATGATAAATCTGGAGAACAGCATTACGATATCATTTCGGCATTCATAAAATCGATTCGTGGGAGTGACCCGAATGCTGCGGTCTATTGGTTGGCCCGGATGATCGAAGGGGGTGAGGACCCTAAATTTATTGCCCGAAGGCTTTTGATATTAGCCTCTGAGGATGTGGGAAATGCGAATCCGAACGCCTTGCTGCTGGCGAATAATTGTTTTCAGGCTGTTAACGTAATCGGATGGCCAGAATCAAGAATCATTTTGTCGCAAACAGTTATCTATTTGGCTTGTTCTGCAAAAAGTAATGCTTCATACGAAGCTATCAACAAAGCTCAGGCAATCGTGCGCAAATCAGGAGATCTATCGGTGCCGCTGCATCTGAGGAATGCGCCGACCAAGTTGATGAAAGAGCTGAATTACGGAACAGAGTATATGTATGCCCATGCTTATAGCGGAAATTTTGTCGATCAGGAATATATGCCAGAAGGCCTACATGAAGCAAAAATGTATGAGCCCGGTAAGAATCCTGCCGAAGAGAAACTAAGACTTTCACTTCGAGATAAATGGAAAGGAAAATATGGGTATTGA
- a CDS encoding lipopolysaccharide assembly protein LapB has protein sequence MIDKVRVILAFGLIISTVSLKAQTNNKPLDPSGFVTKYDSSFAGIGPKVYVLPPPRTKEEELVDSYKEKKGFFDSISRQLEYQSIIEDYKPTSNASYLKQSFNPFPATEQDWNNLITKLENNRNLPLAAGMANEYAFDLLKKGDINKAIALLTRGLNAARSSGSGEKFVLEHNLANAYLFNGNLSEAAAMQETFLQSAVEKKEQVDQANTLVRIALVQAYQKKYLDAENTIIRRAFPLYNRTKNHFGKVYALINLAKIYQLQNKHTEAQWFLIQAKDLANLRKIDNELPEIEYMLAFSKYIQQNYKVAQLEFEKAKTLADVENNKVLQLAIADKLGDIYLMMGNFEDAEQELSSYWRLRNELF, from the coding sequence ATGATTGATAAAGTGCGTGTTATCTTAGCTTTCGGCTTAATTATATCAACAGTAAGCTTAAAGGCTCAAACCAATAATAAACCTTTAGACCCGTCTGGATTTGTTACAAAATATGACAGTTCATTTGCCGGAATCGGACCTAAAGTATATGTACTCCCTCCTCCAAGGACAAAGGAAGAGGAATTGGTTGACTCTTATAAAGAGAAAAAAGGATTCTTTGATTCCATTTCGCGTCAATTGGAGTATCAGTCCATCATTGAAGATTACAAGCCTACTTCAAACGCTTCGTATCTGAAACAGAGCTTCAATCCATTCCCAGCAACGGAGCAGGATTGGAATAACCTGATCACAAAACTTGAAAACAACAGGAACTTACCTTTGGCTGCAGGGATGGCCAATGAGTATGCCTTTGATCTCCTGAAAAAAGGCGATATCAATAAGGCGATCGCTCTATTGACCAGAGGCCTAAATGCAGCAAGATCATCGGGCTCAGGAGAAAAATTTGTCCTGGAACATAATCTAGCAAATGCATATCTATTCAATGGAAATCTTTCAGAGGCAGCGGCCATGCAGGAAACATTTCTGCAATCTGCCGTGGAGAAAAAGGAACAGGTAGATCAGGCAAACACATTGGTCCGTATCGCATTGGTACAAGCCTATCAAAAGAAATATCTCGATGCGGAGAACACGATTATCAGACGTGCTTTCCCTTTGTATAACAGGACAAAAAACCATTTTGGCAAAGTATATGCTTTGATTAATCTGGCAAAAATCTATCAGCTGCAAAATAAGCATACCGAGGCTCAATGGTTTTTAATCCAGGCCAAGGATCTTGCTAACTTGAGAAAGATTGACAACGAATTGCCTGAGATTGAGTATATGTTAGCTTTTTCCAAGTACATCCAACAAAACTATAAAGTCGCACAATTGGAATTTGAAAAGGCAAAAACATTGGCAGATGTAGAAAACAACAAGGTTTTACAACTGGCCATTGCGGATAAATTAGGAGATATCTATTTGATGATGGGTAACTTTGAAGATGCCGAACAGGAACTTTCGAGTTATTGGAGATTAAGAAACGAACTGTTCTAA